The Rhodoferax ferrireducens T118 DNA segment ATCGGGATGGGTGTAATAGCCGGTCATTGTCACGGTGAGCGCCTGCCTCTCGAATTATTTTGGTAACGTCGTGCTATGGATGCACAAAAAAAACTTGAATCAATACTGAATCAGCTTAACACGGTGATCGTCGGCAAGCCTGCGCAAACGCAAGATTGCGTCGCCTGCCTGCTGGCGGGAGGCCACTTGCTGATTGAAGACGTGCCCGGCGTGGGCAAGACGACGTTGGCCCTGGCACTGGCCAAAACCTTTGGTCTGCAGTTCTCCAGGGTGCAATTCACCGCTGACCTGATGCCCAGCGACCTCACGGGCGTCAGCGTTTATGAGCGGGCCAAGGAAAGCTTTATCTTCCACCCCGGCCCGTTGTTTGCGCAGGTGCTGCTGGCCGACGAGATCAACCGCGCCAGCCCCAAAACCCAAAGTGCGCTGTTGGAGGCCATGGAAGAGAAGCAGGTCACCGTGGACGGCGACACCCGCCCCTTGCCGGCACCGTTCTTTGTCATTGCCACGCAAAACCCACACGACCAGTTGGGCACCTACGCGCTGCCGGAGTCGCAGCTGGACCGGTTCCTGATGCGCATCTCACTGGGTTACCCGGATCGCGCCACCGAACGCACCTTGCTGGCCGGTCGGGACCGGCGCGACATGGTGGAGGAGTTGCCCAGCTTGCTCGATGCGACGGAGCTGAAAATGCTGCAGCAGCAGGTGCTGGCCATCCATGCGGCCGCGCCGCTGCTGGACTATGTGCAGGACCTGATCGCGGCAACCCGCTCAGGCAAGTGGTTTTTGCAGGGCCTGAGCCCGCGTGCCGGTATTGCCGTGGTGCGCGCGGCCAAAGCGCAGGCCTTGCTGAGCGGGCGCGACTACGTGGCGCCCGACGACGTGCAGGCCATCCTGGCGCAAACCGTGGCGCATCGCCTGCTGCCGCTGGGGGATGCGGGCCGCGGCGCGGTCGAGCAGGTGCGCGCCCTGCTCGATGCCGTGCCGCTGCCCTGAACGCCTTGATCCGATGCCTGCCGCACCGTCATGGCCCCACCCGCTGCTGCACCCGGCGGCGCATGTGCGCGCGCAATTCCA contains these protein-coding regions:
- a CDS encoding AAA family ATPase; its protein translation is MDAQKKLESILNQLNTVIVGKPAQTQDCVACLLAGGHLLIEDVPGVGKTTLALALAKTFGLQFSRVQFTADLMPSDLTGVSVYERAKESFIFHPGPLFAQVLLADEINRASPKTQSALLEAMEEKQVTVDGDTRPLPAPFFVIATQNPHDQLGTYALPESQLDRFLMRISLGYPDRATERTLLAGRDRRDMVEELPSLLDATELKMLQQQVLAIHAAAPLLDYVQDLIAATRSGKWFLQGLSPRAGIAVVRAAKAQALLSGRDYVAPDDVQAILAQTVAHRLLPLGDAGRGAVEQVRALLDAVPLP